From Heteronotia binoei isolate CCM8104 ecotype False Entrance Well chromosome 3, APGP_CSIRO_Hbin_v1, whole genome shotgun sequence, a single genomic window includes:
- the LOC132569015 gene encoding LOW QUALITY PROTEIN: protein FAM181B-like (The sequence of the model RefSeq protein was modified relative to this genomic sequence to represent the inferred CDS: inserted 2 bases in 1 codon; deleted 1 base in 1 codon) codes for MAVQAATLHAHHHPFVPFCFPAGLGDFGEAEKGYDDGGGLLLGAGGGGGEAGGDCREATRDLLSFIDSASSNIKLALDKPVKSKRKVNHRKYLQKQIKRCTGXMIGGGGGGGPAAPGPQDAPRTSPTGAPSASTSPPCGGAAHCKAPAKREGGTWQSKSLAALFDSLPAGGREGASGPSPSGKKVPLRKRNLPPSFFTEPIAKTPAGPEELFDLLAATAPEFGNLLPEQQQPLYQAGSRLQASSELGGEFESLPLLPHLMYPEPPLRPLPALYAGPSDPAGAESSPTAHLPAFAPFFPDCPLPPPPTVPYDYPAGYGRGATLF; via the exons ATGGCCGTGCAAGCGGCGACCCTGCacgcc caccaccaccccttcgtCCCCTTCTGCTTCCCGGCGGGGCTGGGGGACTTCGGCGAGGCGGAGAAAGGCTACGACGACGGCGGGGGGCTTCTGCTCGGAGCAGGGGGCGGAGGAGGCGAGGCCGGGGGGGACTGCCGCGAAGCCACCCGCGACTTGCTCAGCTTCATCGACTCGGCCTCCAGCAACATCAAGCTGGCCCTCGACAAGCCGGTGAAATCCAAGCGGAAGGTGAACCATCGGAAGTACCTGCAGAAGCAGATCAAGCGCTGCACGGG AATGatcgggggaggaggagggggcggccCGGCGGCTCCCGGGCCTCAGGACGCGCCG CGGACTTCTCCGACGGGGGCGCCGTCGGCCTCCACGTCGCCCCCCTGCGGCGGAGCGGCGCATTGCAAGGCGCCGGCCAAGCGCGAAGGCGGCACGTGGCAGAGCAAGAGCCTGGCCGCCCTCTTCGACTCGC TGCCGGCGGGCGGCAGAGAAGGCGCGTCGGGGCCCTCCCCCAGCGGGAAGAAAGTGCCCCTTCGCAAACGCAACCTGCCGCCCTCCTTTTTCACCGAGCCCATCGC AAAGACCCCCGCCGGCCCGGAGGAGCTCTTCGACCTCCTGGCCGCCACCGCCCCCGAGTTTGGAAACCTCCTGccggagcagcagcagccgctTTACCAGGCGGGCAGCCGCCTGCAAGCGTCGTCGGAGCTGGGCGGGGAGTTCGAATCTCTGCCGCTGCTCCCCCACTTGATGTACCCCGAGCCTCCCCTGCGCCCCCTGCCGGCTCTTTACGCCGGACCGTCGGACCCTGCCGGGGCGGAGAGCAGCCCGACGGCTCACCTGCCTGCCTTCGCTCCCTTCTTCCCCGATtgccccctgcctcctcccccaacCGTGCCCTATGACTATCCCGCAGGCTATGGCCGGGGGGCCACCTTATTTTAA